Proteins found in one Microbaculum marinisediminis genomic segment:
- the hemB gene encoding porphobilinogen synthase has product MAGGAHGDVAEGRAGTTARAIRPRRNRRSDWARRLTRETVLTTDDLIWPLFVVEGKGVREPVASMPGVVRYSVDEAVTAVAEAAKLGIPAIALFPYTNPKLRDERGSEAINPDNLVCQACRAVKDAVPEIGIVTDVALDPYTSHGHDGLIEDGRILNDETVEVLVEQALTQARAGCDVIAPSDMMDGRVGAIRAALEAEGMVDTQIMAYTAKYASAFYGPFRDAVGSSGTLSGDKRTYQMDYGNSDEALREAELDIAEGADMIMVKPGMPYLDIVRRLKDTFAIPTYAYQVSGEYAMLCAAFERGWLDRDKCVMETLTGFKRAGADGVLTYFALEAARKLNG; this is encoded by the coding sequence ATGGCGGGCGGCGCCCACGGCGATGTCGCGGAGGGCCGTGCGGGCACGACGGCGCGGGCGATCCGGCCACGCCGCAACCGCCGTTCGGACTGGGCGCGACGGCTGACGCGCGAGACCGTGCTGACCACCGACGACTTGATCTGGCCGCTCTTCGTGGTCGAGGGAAAGGGCGTGCGCGAGCCGGTCGCCTCCATGCCCGGCGTGGTGCGCTACTCGGTCGACGAGGCGGTGACGGCCGTCGCCGAGGCGGCGAAGCTCGGCATCCCCGCGATCGCGCTGTTCCCCTACACCAACCCGAAGCTGCGCGACGAGCGCGGCTCGGAAGCGATCAATCCGGACAATCTGGTCTGCCAGGCCTGCCGCGCGGTGAAGGACGCGGTGCCGGAGATCGGTATCGTCACCGATGTGGCCCTCGATCCCTATACCAGCCACGGCCATGACGGCCTGATCGAAGACGGCCGGATCCTCAACGACGAGACGGTCGAGGTGCTTGTCGAGCAGGCGCTGACCCAGGCCAGGGCCGGCTGCGACGTCATCGCTCCCTCCGACATGATGGACGGGCGCGTCGGCGCGATCCGCGCGGCGCTGGAGGCCGAAGGCATGGTCGACACGCAGATCATGGCCTACACGGCGAAATACGCCTCGGCCTTCTACGGCCCGTTCCGCGACGCGGTCGGCTCGTCGGGGACGCTGTCGGGCGACAAGCGCACCTACCAGATGGACTACGGCAATTCGGACGAGGCTCTGCGCGAGGCCGAACTCGACATCGCCGAGGGCGCCGACATGATCATGGTCAAGCCCGGCATGCCCTATCTCGATATCGTGCGGCGCCTGAAGGACACCTTCGCCATACCGACCTACGCCTATCAGGTGTCGGGCGAGTACGCGATGCTGTGCGCCGCCTTCGAGCGCGGCTGGCTCGACCG
- a CDS encoding LysR family transcriptional regulator: protein MYIRMSLDWNDLRYFLSVARTGRLTEASRRLGTDHATVSRRIKALEGALDARLFERSPRGYALTEAGERLLAHAERMESSAARMQSEIAGENMTLGGAVRVGAPDGFGTIFLAPRIGTLNRRYPELDLQIVAMPRVFSLSKREADIAIGLARPTEGRLVTRKLTDYRLHLYASRSYLDENNPIESPADLSDHVVIGYIPDLIFTPELDYLPQVSSQIKPRLTSSNLIAQMRAARAGAGLCILPDFMALEDPGLVSVLRDEIDLVRTFWLILHADLHDIARVRAVADFIVAEVEAARDLFMPDNPSIA from the coding sequence ATGTACATACGCATGTCGCTCGACTGGAACGATCTGCGCTACTTCCTTTCGGTCGCCCGCACCGGGCGCCTGACCGAAGCCTCGCGGCGGCTCGGCACCGACCATGCCACCGTCTCCCGCCGCATCAAGGCGCTGGAGGGCGCGCTCGATGCCCGGCTGTTCGAACGCTCGCCGCGCGGCTACGCGCTGACGGAGGCCGGCGAGCGCCTGCTCGCCCATGCCGAACGCATGGAGAGTTCGGCCGCACGCATGCAAAGCGAAATTGCGGGCGAGAACATGACGCTGGGGGGCGCGGTCCGGGTCGGAGCGCCCGACGGCTTCGGCACCATCTTCCTGGCGCCGCGTATCGGCACCCTGAACCGGCGCTATCCGGAACTCGACCTGCAGATTGTCGCGATGCCCCGTGTCTTCAGTCTGTCCAAACGGGAAGCGGACATCGCGATCGGTCTCGCCCGGCCCACCGAGGGCCGGCTGGTAACGCGCAAGCTGACCGACTACCGACTGCACCTCTATGCGTCCCGTTCCTATCTCGACGAAAACAACCCGATCGAAAGTCCGGCCGATCTGAGCGACCACGTCGTGATCGGCTATATCCCGGACCTGATCTTCACGCCGGAGCTCGACTATCTGCCCCAGGTGTCGTCGCAAATCAAACCCCGGCTGACGAGCTCCAATCTGATCGCGCAGATGCGCGCGGCGCGTGCCGGCGCGGGGCTGTGCATCCTGCCCGATTTCATGGCGCTGGAGGATCCCGGCCTTGTCTCGGTCCTGCGCGACGAAATCGACCTTGTCCGCACGTTCTGGCTGATCCTGCACGCCGATCTCCACGATATCGCCCGCGTCCGGGCCGTCGCCGATTTCATCGTCGCGGAAGTGGAGGCCGCGCGGGACTTATTCATGCCCGACAATCCGTCAATCGCGTGA